The following coding sequences lie in one Spinacia oleracea cultivar Varoflay chromosome 1, BTI_SOV_V1, whole genome shotgun sequence genomic window:
- the LOC110803202 gene encoding glucan endo-1,3-beta-glucosidase 6, which produces MADFRQRVGSFSVIFGMFWLISMVMKVNGIGANWGTQCSHPLSPDIVVRLLRENGIQKVKLFDADYTTLHALGNTGIEVMVGIPNDMLSTLASSSKAADRWVSENVTEHVNKNKVNIRYVAVGNEPFLATYNGSFLKTTFPALQNIQNALVKARLSNRVKVTVPSNADVYASPSTMPSGGDFRDDIHGYMTQIVKFLSDNGAPFTVNIYPFISLYTDANFPVEYAFFDGNATPLTDGGTSYFNMFDANYDTLVWALQKNGFANMPIIVGEIGWPTDGDINANVKYAQRFNQGFMTRTANGKGTPMRPGPIDAYLFSLIDEDQKSIQPGSFERHWGIFTFDGQPKYQFNLGTTNLGTLVKAKGLTYEERQWCVLKPSIKLDDSRLAPSVSYACARADCTSLGYGSSCGDLDARGNISYAYNSYYQINDQDEEACKFEGLGAITKSDPSRDTCRFPVMIVPYESGSDQVFHLRGIRSCLVSVIILFLTMF; this is translated from the exons ATGGCAGATTTTAGGCAAAGAGTTGGGAGTTTTTCAGTTATATTTGGGATGTTTTGGTTGATTTCAATGGTAATGAAAGTGAATGGAATAGGTGCAAACTGGGGCACACAGTGTTCACACCCTTTATCACCAGATATAGTGGTGAGATTGTTGAGAGAAAATGGGATTCAAAAAGTGAAGCTTTTTGATGCAGATTATACCACACTTCATGCACTTGGTAATACTGGGATTGAAGTTATGGTTGGTATTCCTAATGACATGCTTTCAACTCTTGCTTCTAGCAGTAAGGCTGCTGACAGATGGGTGTCAGAGAATGTCACTGAGCATGTCAACAAAAACAAAGTCAATATTAG GTATGTTGCGGTTGGCAATGAGCCTTTCTTAGCAACTTACAATGGAAGTTTCCTAAAAACAACCTTTCCTGCCCTTCAAAACATTCAGAATGCCTTAGTAAAGGCACGCCTTAGTAACCGAGTGAAAGTTACAGTTCCCAGCAACGCCGATGTGTATGCAAGTCCTAGCACCATGCCCTCTGGTGGTGATTTTCGAGATGACATACACGGTTATATGACTCAAATTGTCAAATTCTTAAGTGACAACGGTGCACCATTCACAGTCAACATTTATCCTTTCATAAGTCTCTACACTGATGCCAACTTCCCGGTAGAGTATGCCTTTTTCGATGGTAATGCAACCCCACTTACCGATGGTGGTACTAGCTATTTCAACATGTTTGATGCAAACTATGACACCCTTGTTTGGGCTTTGCAAAAGAATGGGTTTGCCAACATGCCTATAATAGTCGGGGAAATAGGTTGGCCAACCGATGGAGACATCAATGCTAATGTCAAATATGCTCAAAGATTCAACCAAGGTTTCATGACCCGCACTGCAAATGGCAAAGGAACACCAATGAGGCCCGGACCCATCGATGCATACTTGTTTAGCTTGATAGATGAAGATCAAAAGAGCATTCAACCGGGTAGTTTTGAACGGCATTGGGGTATATTTACTTTTGACGGGCAACCCAAGTACCAATTCAACCTTGGTACTACAAATTTAGGAACATTAGTTAAAGCAAAAGGTCTAACATATGAAGAAAGGCAATGGTGTGTTCTCAAACCATCTATAAAGCTTGATGACTCGAGACTTGCTCCTAGTGTAAGTTATGCTTGTGCACGGGCCGATTGTACTAGCCTTGGATACGGAAGCTCTTGTGGCGATTTGGATGCTCGAGGGAATATATCTTATGCTTACAATAGTTATTACCAGATAAATGATCAAGATGAAGAAGCATGTAAGTTTGAAGGTTTAGGAGCTATAACTAAATCAGATCCATCTAGAGATACTTGCAGATTTCCTGTGATGATTGTGCCGTATGAGTCAGGGTCAGATCAAGTGTTTCATCTTCGGGGAATTCGATCATGTTTAGTCAGTGTCATCATTCTGTTTCTGACAATGTTCTGA